TTCACTTGAATTGCAGTGGTAAACAAAGCAAATATGTAATGATAACCAGATATCCTCACCCCCTAGATTTAACTAAGCAAATAGGTTAGTCTCCCATTGGATAATTACTTCATGGGTGATTATGTTTCAGCTGGCAAGTTATTTAACCCTAACTGATGAACCACCATCCTCCAGGAGGAAATGTGGTCAGAAAAAATTGACTGAGTATGATTGTTGATcactaaaatgtttaaaatcaaactgtaaattaaaaaacagtagAACTTACAGCTATGTTTAATAGTGTTAATAAGAGCTTTTTCAAACACTCAATAAAGGTAACTCAAGGTATTGGGATTAAAAACAGTTATGTAGCCTTAAGAAAACCACTTATCTCCCAGTAATGGAAGAAAGGCAGATAAAGTGATGCTCCCGTCATGCCTAGTGCCTACCCTACAGGCCTTTGGGGGTACTGCTATGCTCTGGGGTTGCTGCGTGTCCAGGTTCGGCCACGTTATGAGGTCAGTTGGCAACCTGAAGCCACCGAATGACCAGATTATTCGATCAgtggatttatttttcttccctgaTGGCACGGCCATATTCCAAGATGACAGTGCCAGGATTCATCAGGCTCAAATTGTGAGAGTGGTTCAGGAAGCAAGATacatcattttcacacatggattggccaccacagagtccagaccttaACCATATTGAGAATCTTTGAAACGTGCTGGAGAAAGCTTAACACGTCGCTCTGACTCTCCCATCATTAGTACAAGATCttagttaaaaaaatgaaaaaaactctGGGCTGAAATAAATGTTGTGACATTGCAGAACCTTATCGGAACGATGTCACAGCAAATGCATGATGTAATCGAAGCTAAAGGCAGTCTAACGGAACATCATACtgcaactttttcttttttgtttgacaTTTTGTCAATGTCAGATTAGAAGTGTCCAAAATTGAATGTAATTTTTGCTTCCATGGCAACGTGCAGTCCAACTGGGACATTAGGGCCATAAACGTGCTGTCTTTATTGGGCCGTGGTGTGTCGTAATGGGTTACTGTGAGTTACGTACTATCAGGAAACGAAGTTACaatttcttgtttcttttttttttttcttcattaaaaTAGTGTTTGCGTCAGTGAGAAAACACTTGTTCTACTCTCCTTACAGGTGGTCCACCATGTCTCTGCCCAAGCCAGTGATGAGGGGATTGTTGGCAAAGCGCCTGAGGTTTCACCTGCCCATTGCTTTCGCCCTGTCTCTAGTATCTGCAGTCGCATTCAAGGTGAAGTCCAGAATCCCAGCTTTAATGCATAGTCATCACATATTTGGCATAATGGTTCCTCAAATTTTTGCTGAGCTGctgtttaattttattctttattcttagaGCACTTTACAAGCTGAAATGCAGCCTGAAGTGACAAATAAAAAGgtgtaaataaaactaaatgcaAAACAGAAATGGCAGTAAAAGCACTAgtgcaaatgaaaacaaaagcttTGAAAATAAAGATGAGCCATATTAGTATAAGCTTCTTCTAAAAGACATGATTGATACTATCTTAACAGCAGGAAGGCTGTTAGTACTTTTTGTACCTGAGCTGAGAACTGATTCCTCAGGAAAAATGAGCAGCTCTGCCTCCAAATCTACGCCTGCGAAATTTTGGAAGCAATAGAGTTTCTCATAAGGTTCATGGGAACTTTTTCTATTATACAGGCTGCACAGAGCCAAGCCACTAAATGCTTTTCAAATTACTTAGGTGGGCTTGAATGAAACTCTTGTGAATCTTCTGGTCTTACTTGCAGCAGCTCAGGTTGGAGAAAAAGGGAGGATTTCTGATGGAGAGCTCAGGATGAGAGAGAAAACACACTTTACACCATGGAtatataaaaacttaaaaagggAAAGCTTTTCCGTGCATTTCATATATCAGACATGAAATGGTTAAaagtggtgttttcatgtttgCTATTTGAAGTAGAAGCCTTTtttttgaagaagaagaagaatttacattttaaattgacTACCGTTCTTGTTCTTCCAGCTGGTTTTAAATCCTGAAGtcaaaaacaagtttttcaCCCTACAATCAAATCCCTCtgttctctctctgctcttagtcttatttttatttttagcacacagtgaaaaacagtgaaaaacaactaaaaaaggAATACGCAGTTTTTTATTATCTGGCAGCaaattagaagaaaaagacaataTTTAAAAGTAAGTAAAGAAGGACAGCAGTAATAAATATCGAAGGAGCAAAGATCAGCATTTTCAAGCTTAGATCTAAAGTTTTGTCTTACAGCTGTCAGGCTCTTCTTTTAAAGTTTCCGTTGAAAACGTgaccccaaaaaagaaaaaaacctgacATGCTCTTTTTCTTTCAGTACGGGGTGACGGAGCCCAGGAAACAGGCCTATGCTGATTTCTACAAACATTACGACTCGGTCAAAGAGTTCAACGCCATGAAAGAAGCAGGCATCTTTGAGAGTGTGCGTCCCTCCGGAGAGTAAAGTGAGTCTTTGAATGTACCACAGTAAAATAAACCTTCATACAACCTGAAAAATTTGGAGCAAAACTATATGTTACTAGAACAACAGAGCCCGATTGAAAACTGATGGATGCTTGTTTTATTTCCTCCAGCTCGGCCCACCTGCTGTTCATTCCAGGTCTCAAGATGGTTCCTTCTCGCCCCGTTGATGTTTACTGATCAGATGTGAACATCACCCTGCTGTTTGTTCttctaaataaaatattctattaaagcgacactacgtaacttttccaccttaatatcatatttccagagtcattgtgatggtacatcaacttccaacaggtttaatgacacctccgtcatggtctgaggggtctgtatcaccttcactggcactatgtaactttgaggagcatggtaggaaccctgccacactaaaaaactacaaatcgttacgactttgactgctttacggcatacgtcacttccccctccttcccgattcgcagtcgagacgaaaatgggcgggtcttggagctcagagctccgcagaagctgttgctgcgttgctgctgcagcagctccacataacagacgtggggaaaagaccctaatggtttaacttttcaacggtttcctgctcggaggcagaaccacgcaggccaagtatctgatataacaaagtaaaagagtgaaagagccgtcggcccgctttggatcgcggctgtaacgaccaaacacacagtaaagcatgatttatggttctgcgttaaatcgacgcaggcccacggcgtagggtacgtggcgatgcgcaacgtacggtgcgtgtcgccgcgtaccctacgccgtaggctctgcgtcgatttaacgcagaaccataaacagccttaaaccacaaacactcacacagacgggcgtcggatcaaaactcgggttttattccccacttcgccagctaaacgcagttgctggccagctctctgcggtgcaatttaccccaatcttcagataaaactagtttgttgaggaaaaaatattaactctatttgtagctgcagaggaaaaaaataatctcacgaggaaaacaaaaatattgctcacgcctcttcaacataatatagcagtcaaaaaaaaagaaaagagaagtaagagggatacaaaacatgtactgtatgttgtactattatacaaatttattgaaacacatggctcttcagggattcagggatctcttagggatttcatatggatccagaccgttaataatcattattttctccatatactgctccctggcttccttgtttaaggtatcccggtaaattccagttcctttccagcagtttaacatctttttttgcgttccttctgttcacttggtgaaacagaaaagcgtcctgtcttccgggttttccggcagtacgcgctggtgctcatgggaaacgtagtgttctttctggtaaaacactaccgattttgtccacaagatgccgccaaactcagaaaagctgaaagttacgttgtgctgctttaatgtgaGCCATATGTTTGGTGTCTGATGTGTTCGTAAAGAGAACGGTGATGAAAATCTAGTCTGGGCCTGAATCTGCATAAGCAGAGGAACGATCTGATGGTGGATTGGAAGTCTAATTAATaacgtttttatttcaattaGGAACGAAGtgttagtgggtgattttagaAATAAAATTTGCTCAGTAGCACCCGCTTATGCAACAGTCTCCCTGAC
This genomic window from Cololabis saira isolate AMF1-May2022 chromosome 8, fColSai1.1, whole genome shotgun sequence contains:
- the LOC133448476 gene encoding cytochrome c oxidase subunit 6C-1, coding for MSLPKPVMRGLLAKRLRFHLPIAFALSLVSAVAFKYGVTEPRKQAYADFYKHYDSVKEFNAMKEAGIFESVRPSGE